In Rhodothermus marinus DSM 4252, a single genomic region encodes these proteins:
- the rpsP gene encoding 30S ribosomal protein S16, producing the protein MAVRLRLRRLGRRNLPIFAIVAADARSPRDGRFIEDLGRYYPLHEPATVELKTDRVIYWLERGAQPTETVQSILRREGILLAMHLRRKGKSEEEIQQAVAEHRARQYEKLMKKAKPTVAQLKQAALEEERRRAAELEAELARQQAEAEAKARAEAEQQAAAEAAEAEAEAAEAEAEAAESEAVAEAETPAEPEAATEESASDEEEKAS; encoded by the coding sequence ATGGCGGTCAGACTACGTTTGCGTCGACTGGGTCGGAGGAATCTTCCGATTTTCGCCATTGTGGCGGCCGATGCGCGGTCGCCGCGGGATGGGCGTTTCATCGAAGATCTCGGGCGTTACTATCCGCTGCACGAGCCGGCCACGGTCGAGCTGAAAACCGACCGGGTGATCTACTGGCTGGAGCGGGGGGCGCAGCCGACCGAGACGGTGCAGAGCATTCTGCGGCGGGAGGGCATCCTGCTGGCCATGCACCTGCGCCGCAAAGGTAAGTCGGAGGAAGAGATCCAGCAGGCGGTGGCCGAGCACCGCGCCCGCCAGTACGAGAAGCTGATGAAGAAGGCGAAGCCGACCGTGGCGCAGCTGAAGCAGGCGGCGCTGGAAGAGGAGCGGCGGCGGGCCGCCGAGCTGGAGGCGGAACTGGCCCGGCAGCAGGCCGAGGCGGAGGCGAAAGCCCGTGCCGAAGCCGAGCAGCAGGCTGCGGCCGAGGCCGCCGAAGCCGAAGCGGAGGCCGCTGAAGCCGAGGCGGAGGCCGCCGAGTCCGAAGCGGTAGCCGAAGCGGAAACGCCCGCCGAGCCGGAAGCGGCAACCGAGGAGTCGGCGAGCGACG
- a CDS encoding PspC domain-containing protein: protein MATRTRSHPMHLEAEEAEALELEQLSDAELEQLLFGDESGATRRDSVWNLPTVAGLAMLLVGVVYVLQQMGLWSGVDVSTLVGFLPWVAALLIILLGLGVLSWRPRRRPRPRKKARPRQQKSLDELFDQPRKVFEELRTTFSSGKSTTAQTTTEATTTSPAETKSKRLVKSRDRMLAGVCGGIAEYLGWDPTLIRALFVLGAIFSSGFPFIIVYLILAWIMPEPDPLEKSKDDEPRITILPE from the coding sequence ATGGCCACGCGCACGCGCTCTCACCCGATGCATTTAGAAGCCGAAGAGGCGGAGGCGCTGGAGCTGGAGCAGCTCTCCGATGCCGAACTGGAGCAACTGCTGTTCGGAGACGAAAGCGGCGCCACGCGTCGGGATTCGGTGTGGAATCTGCCCACGGTGGCCGGACTGGCCATGCTGCTGGTGGGTGTGGTGTACGTGCTGCAGCAGATGGGGCTCTGGAGCGGCGTGGACGTAAGCACGCTGGTGGGCTTTCTGCCCTGGGTGGCCGCATTGCTGATCATCCTGCTGGGACTGGGCGTGCTTTCCTGGCGGCCGCGCCGGCGTCCACGCCCGCGCAAAAAAGCCAGGCCCAGGCAGCAAAAATCGCTGGACGAGTTGTTCGATCAGCCCCGGAAGGTTTTCGAAGAGCTGCGCACCACGTTTTCTTCCGGTAAGTCCACTACAGCTCAGACGACCACCGAAGCCACCACCACTTCGCCAGCGGAAACGAAGTCCAAACGCCTGGTCAAGTCGCGCGACCGGATGCTGGCGGGCGTCTGCGGCGGCATTGCCGAATACCTCGGATGGGATCCCACCCTGATCCGGGCGCTTTTCGTGCTAGGCGCCATCTTTTCCAGTGGCTTCCCCTTCATCATCGTGTATCTGATCCTGGCCTGGATCATGCCCGAGCCGGACCCGCTTGAAAAATCGAAGGACGACGAGCCGCGCATTACCATTTTGCCGGAGTAA
- a CDS encoding phage major capsid protein: protein MLTFERIRELRAQREQLVREMEAMLQKAESEKRDLTAEERADWDNYQQRINELTNEINELERRLGGYNFDAYKAVYERTESVRGLELYRRAWRAWIAGDDDALGPDEREALRQGLARRALGVGTPSAGGYLVPETMQRQIERRLAEISPVINLVTRIRTASGEDLLIPTVDDTANSATIVSENTALAEQDVSFGQVRLGAYTYSTGIVRISLQLMQDSAFDLEAFMAEVFADRLARALQDHITNGDGTTQPEGILTAIPSGQIVQGATGQTTSVTYDDLVDLVHKVDPAYRSSQRAAFMLHDSTLAALKKLKDNQGRPIWQEGLQAGEPARLLGYRVIINNAMPQMAASAKSIVFGDFSKYVLREVGPGLVVRRLDERYAEYLQSAVLGFARYDGRVLQPYAFAAYQNSAS, encoded by the coding sequence ATGCTGACCTTCGAACGTATTCGCGAGCTTCGCGCTCAGCGCGAGCAGCTTGTGCGCGAAATGGAGGCGATGCTGCAGAAAGCCGAATCCGAAAAACGCGACCTGACGGCCGAGGAGCGGGCCGACTGGGACAACTACCAGCAGCGTATTAACGAGCTCACGAACGAAATCAATGAACTGGAGCGCCGGCTTGGCGGCTACAATTTCGATGCCTACAAGGCGGTTTATGAGCGGACCGAGTCGGTCCGTGGCCTTGAGCTCTACCGCCGCGCCTGGCGCGCGTGGATTGCCGGTGATGATGATGCCTTAGGCCCTGACGAACGCGAGGCCCTGCGCCAGGGCCTCGCGCGCCGCGCGCTCGGCGTCGGCACGCCGTCGGCCGGCGGCTACCTGGTGCCGGAGACGATGCAGCGCCAGATCGAGCGCCGGCTGGCCGAGATTTCGCCGGTGATCAATCTGGTGACGCGCATTCGCACGGCCAGCGGCGAGGACCTGCTGATTCCGACCGTTGACGACACGGCGAACAGCGCCACGATCGTGTCCGAAAATACGGCGCTTGCCGAGCAGGACGTGTCGTTCGGGCAGGTCAGGCTCGGCGCCTACACGTACTCGACGGGCATCGTTCGCATCAGCCTCCAGCTGATGCAGGACAGCGCCTTCGACCTTGAGGCCTTCATGGCGGAGGTCTTTGCCGACCGTCTCGCTCGCGCGCTGCAGGATCACATCACGAACGGTGACGGCACGACGCAGCCGGAGGGGATCCTGACGGCGATTCCGTCCGGCCAGATCGTACAGGGCGCCACAGGGCAGACCACGTCGGTCACTTATGATGACCTGGTGGACCTGGTGCACAAAGTCGATCCGGCCTACCGGTCGAGCCAGCGCGCGGCGTTCATGCTGCACGACTCGACGCTGGCCGCGCTGAAGAAGCTCAAGGACAACCAGGGTCGGCCGATCTGGCAGGAGGGCCTGCAGGCCGGTGAGCCAGCACGGCTGCTCGGCTATCGAGTGATCATCAACAACGCGATGCCGCAAATGGCGGCTTCGGCGAAGTCGATCGTGTTCGGCGACTTCAGCAAGTACGTGCTGCGCGAGGTCGGCCCGGGCCTGGTCGTCAGGCGGCTGGATGAGCGCTACGCGGAGTACCTGCAGTCGGCCGTTCTGGGCTTTGCGCGTTACGATGGCCGAGTGCTCCAGCCGTACGCGTTCGCTGCATACCAGAACTCGGCCTCCTAA
- a CDS encoding 5-formyltetrahydrofolate cyclo-ligase, which yields MSLDTLPVQIKETLRRQFRAFRASLSEEAHRRRSRAIVRRLQELPELREARSVLLYWPLLERREIDLRPLASWLRSRGKLVALPVVACTDPPKLEARRFDDPSQLERGPWGLQEPRTAPLVPPETLDVVLVPALGVGRNGYRIGYGKGYYDTFLRGLSACTICPVYMECLVDVVPPEPHDIPVQIVVTEQEVIRRS from the coding sequence ATGTCGCTCGACACCCTGCCGGTACAGATCAAAGAAACGCTCCGCAGACAGTTTCGGGCGTTTCGGGCGAGCCTGAGCGAGGAGGCGCACCGCAGGCGCAGCCGGGCGATCGTGCGCCGCCTTCAGGAGCTGCCCGAGCTGCGCGAGGCCCGCTCCGTACTGCTCTACTGGCCGCTGCTGGAACGCCGCGAGATCGACCTGCGCCCTCTGGCCTCGTGGCTTCGAAGTCGAGGTAAGCTGGTGGCGCTGCCGGTCGTTGCCTGTACGGATCCGCCGAAGCTCGAAGCCCGCCGCTTCGACGACCCCTCGCAGCTGGAGCGCGGTCCCTGGGGCCTGCAAGAACCCCGCACCGCCCCGCTCGTTCCGCCCGAAACGCTCGACGTGGTGCTCGTGCCGGCGCTGGGCGTCGGACGCAACGGCTACCGGATCGGCTACGGCAAGGGTTATTACGATACGTTTCTGCGAGGGCTCTCGGCCTGCACCATCTGTCCGGTCTACATGGAGTGCCTGGTCGATGTCGTGCCACCGGAGCCGCACGACATACCCGTACAGATCGTGGTAACGGAACAGGAAGTAATTCGTCGGTCGTAA
- a CDS encoding M50 family metallopeptidase yields the protein MLAEILQHEQGRTALHEACHAVAAVVLGLRLDRVLLHAEGGGRADVAGYDPERWPVIALAPAAWAYGDRDEVPGGVLSRGDAAELERALRDGGRTLQDAWDEAKALVRAYRPAIVEVARRLLEAGELDGIVVRRITEMAAPEVHSHVA from the coding sequence ATGTTGGCCGAAATCCTTCAGCATGAGCAGGGCCGGACGGCGCTGCACGAAGCCTGCCACGCCGTGGCGGCCGTCGTGCTGGGTTTGCGCCTGGATCGCGTGCTGCTGCACGCCGAAGGCGGCGGCCGTGCGGACGTCGCTGGCTATGATCCGGAGCGCTGGCCTGTGATCGCGCTGGCGCCGGCCGCCTGGGCCTACGGCGATCGTGATGAAGTGCCGGGCGGCGTGCTTTCCCGTGGCGACGCGGCCGAGCTCGAGCGCGCGTTGCGGGACGGCGGCCGCACGCTACAGGACGCCTGGGATGAAGCGAAGGCGCTGGTGCGCGCCTACCGTCCGGCGATCGTGGAGGTAGCGCGGCGACTGCTCGAGGCGGGGGAGCTGGACGGCATAGTGGTCCGGCGCATCACGGAGATGGCGGCGCCGGAGGTGCATTCGCACGTCGCATGA
- the ffh gene encoding signal recognition particle protein, with the protein MFESLTEKLEAALKSVSGQGRITELNIAGTMREIRRALLEADVNYQVAREFTERVKEKALGTKVLSSVSPGQQLVKIVYDELVRLLGSEQVDINLSPTPPTVILVAGLQGSGKTTFCAKLALYFKKKGRAPLLAAADVYRPAAVEQLKTLAASINVPVYSIEENGQVVQDAVRVAREAVQEARRTARDIVIIDTAGRLHIDEAMMQEVEQIKEAVRPHEILFVVDSMTGQDAVNTAKAFNERLDFDGVVLTKLDGDTRGGAALSIRSVVNKPIKFASTGEKLDALTPFYPDRMAQRILGMGDVISLVERAQEQYDARQAEKLRRKLRSADFNLEDFYEQLQRIKKMGSLRELIGMIPGLGRYVKDLDVDDDAFKHIEAMILSMTPEERRNPDIIDASRRRRIARGSGMEVSDVNQLLRQFKEMRKMMKSMSKLMGKGRAVDLRQLLGGRL; encoded by the coding sequence ATGTTCGAAAGCCTTACCGAAAAATTAGAAGCAGCCCTGAAGTCCGTCTCGGGGCAGGGTCGCATCACCGAGCTGAACATTGCCGGGACGATGCGAGAGATCCGGCGCGCCCTGCTGGAGGCGGACGTCAACTACCAGGTGGCGCGGGAGTTTACCGAGCGCGTCAAAGAAAAGGCGCTCGGGACGAAGGTGCTGTCGTCGGTTTCGCCGGGCCAGCAGCTCGTCAAGATCGTCTACGACGAGCTGGTGCGGCTGCTGGGCTCGGAGCAGGTGGACATCAACCTGAGCCCCACGCCGCCGACGGTGATCCTGGTGGCCGGGCTGCAGGGATCGGGGAAGACCACGTTCTGCGCCAAGCTGGCGCTTTACTTTAAAAAGAAGGGCCGGGCGCCGCTGCTGGCGGCCGCCGACGTGTACCGTCCGGCCGCCGTCGAGCAGCTCAAGACGCTGGCCGCTTCGATCAACGTGCCCGTCTATTCGATCGAAGAGAATGGACAGGTGGTGCAGGATGCCGTGCGCGTCGCCCGCGAAGCGGTGCAGGAGGCGCGTCGCACGGCCCGTGATATCGTGATCATCGACACGGCCGGTCGCCTGCACATCGACGAGGCGATGATGCAGGAGGTCGAGCAGATCAAAGAGGCCGTGCGGCCCCACGAGATCCTCTTTGTGGTCGACAGCATGACCGGCCAGGACGCCGTCAACACCGCCAAAGCCTTCAACGAGCGGCTGGACTTCGACGGCGTCGTGCTCACCAAGCTCGACGGCGACACGCGCGGCGGTGCGGCGCTTTCGATCCGTTCGGTCGTCAACAAACCGATCAAGTTTGCTTCGACGGGCGAAAAGCTCGATGCGCTCACGCCGTTCTACCCGGATCGCATGGCCCAGCGCATTCTGGGCATGGGCGACGTGATCTCGCTGGTCGAGCGTGCGCAGGAGCAGTACGACGCCCGTCAGGCCGAAAAGCTGCGCCGCAAGCTGCGCTCGGCCGACTTCAATCTGGAAGATTTTTACGAGCAACTGCAGCGCATCAAAAAGATGGGCTCGCTGCGCGAGCTCATCGGCATGATCCCCGGCCTGGGGCGCTACGTCAAGGATCTGGACGTGGACGACGACGCCTTCAAGCACATCGAGGCGATGATCCTGTCGATGACGCCCGAAGAGCGGCGCAATCCGGACATCATCGATGCAAGTCGGCGTCGTCGGATTGCCCGGGGCAGCGGGATGGAGGTCAGCGACGTGAACCAGCTGCTCCGGCAGTTCAAGGAAATGCGCAAGATGATGAAGTCGATGTCCAAGCTGATGGGCAAAGGCCGGGCGGTCGATCTGCGGCAGTTGCTGGGTGGTAGACTGTAA
- a CDS encoding helix-turn-helix domain-containing protein has translation MSREQRQELVRKLRQRGLSFPRIAELLGVDTKTVYNDLNSILENSKIENPYRIQRTDGKTYPARQRTEAERQALAAGETKKPGQRCQPGFAAWCGARMPGR, from the coding sequence TTGAGCCGTGAGCAGCGCCAGGAGCTGGTGCGAAAGCTCCGCCAGCGTGGACTGAGTTTTCCGCGGATTGCGGAGCTGCTGGGCGTAGACACAAAAACAGTCTATAATGACCTAAATTCAATTTTGGAAAATTCCAAAATTGAAAATCCTTACCGAATCCAACGCACCGACGGCAAGACCTATCCAGCACGCCAGCGCACCGAGGCCGAACGCCAGGCGCTGGCCGCCGGTGAAACAAAAAAACCCGGCCAGCGATGCCAGCCGGGGTTCGCCGCATGGTGCGGCGCTCGAATGCCAGGGCGGTGA
- a CDS encoding carboxymuconolactone decarboxylase family protein: MEREKHGVPEDRLTAFEAYRARMNRRILEADHLGIKRFFHLDETAYHDGALDRKTKELLGLVASMVLRCNDCIDYHLINCVRLGFSDEELFDAMNVALIVGGSIVIPHLRHAVETLDLLRARENPTE, from the coding sequence ATGGAAAGAGAAAAGCACGGGGTTCCCGAAGATCGACTGACCGCGTTCGAGGCCTACCGGGCCCGCATGAACCGGCGCATCCTGGAGGCCGATCACCTGGGCATCAAGCGGTTTTTCCATCTGGACGAAACCGCCTATCATGACGGCGCGCTGGATCGCAAAACAAAAGAACTGCTCGGTCTGGTCGCTTCCATGGTGCTGCGCTGCAACGACTGCATTGACTACCATCTGATCAACTGCGTGCGGCTGGGCTTCTCGGACGAGGAGCTGTTTGACGCCATGAACGTGGCGCTGATCGTAGGCGGATCCATCGTGATTCCGCACCTGCGCCACGCCGTCGAAACGCTCGATCTGCTCCGGGCCCGTGAAAATCCGACGGAATAA